The following are from one region of the Aspergillus chevalieri M1 DNA, chromosome 1, nearly complete sequence genome:
- a CDS encoding putative PHD finger domain protein (Ing1) (COG:B;~EggNog:ENOG410PJWH;~InterPro:IPR028651,IPR019787,IPR019786,IPR011011, IPR024610,IPR001965,IPR013083;~PFAM:PF12998) codes for MSAAISSVVNPQSQSARQSARQTRTNPSRTSKTLGRSSFAYGHGSMSDAPPTPTIPHGFYPALTHFTDAITALPREFRRHNSLLKEVDAKAWALEENLLQLLKVSSESQAVQHPPNPAPIVAGVIREDVMRQDPSQPPESPESKNRRLLFDRVRHTLSDLMMTADEKNHVISNANDELDRQVARLDTVFPFIAGEISDESRLGSLTHWAYSNRNTATKTTTNERPRREVAAAKELAEAEAFSRSEARREAVLARKHRRGHADSEFDDTRSGSRKGHSSKARSGAATGEHAADNAVSGSTATTKRRKVERPTPAESSTPMERTASGAGSTAGRAGSKDAQDLAKKRSRAPNSGTAAARKRNTTGITAAESPILEPPPVIGTFNAPRKTSPVSTTSRPQSSRAPQNGAQSVNGRNRPSSATSNRVTDSTFPGPGPTLELALSNAGLAVDKGIEAKPSSRDTPAKMDPVVPGLVGADVQRRETECDAGNGTTSRMPVSGTKREDSDRPAESVETGESPAPPQSNSGSKGRSSKTSTPVLQSYEPAQPRVRPTRSTNPAPTTSAKRSHKKNGGAAVVPPPPSEEEESMHEGDDEDEEGEPRYCYCNEVSFGEMVACDNDACPREWFHLSCVGMTKPPGKNVKWYCNECKDSMRRSRSGR; via the exons ATGTCGGCTGCGATCTCTTCAGTCGTCAACCCTCAGAGCCAAAGTGCTCGTCAATCGGCACGCCAGACACGAACGAATCCATCGCGAACCTCCAAGACTCTTGGCCGCTCCTCGTTTGCGTACGGTCATGGCTCGATGAGTGACGCTCCTCCGACGCCCACCATTCCACACGGGTTTTATCCTGCTCTCACCCATTTCACCGACGCCATCACGGCGCTCCCGCGAGAATTCCGGCGTCATAATTCGTTGCTGAAAGAGGTGGATGCGAAGGCATGGGCTCTAGAAGAGAATCTTCTGCAGCTGCTCAAGGTCTCTTCGGAGTCCCAGGCTGTGCAGCATCCTCCCAATCCGGCGCCTATCGTCGCGGGTGTGATCCGCGAGGATGTTATGCGTCAG GATCCCTCGCAACCACCTGAGTCGCCGGAAAGCAAAAATCGTCGTCTCCTTTTTGATCGCGTACGACACACCCTTTCGGACCTGATGATGACCGCAGATGAAAAGAACCATGTGATTTCCAACGCCAACGACGAGCTGGATCGTCAGGTCGCGCGTCTTGACACAGTCTTCCCGTTCATCGCGGGTGAGATCAGCGATGAGTCTCGCCTGGGCAGCCTCACCCACTGGGCCTACTCGAATCGCAATACCGCTACAAAGACCACTACCAATGAACGTCCTCGTCGCGAAGTAGCGGCAGCTAAAGAATTGGCGGAGGCAGAAGCTTTCTCCCGGAGTGAGGCAAGACGGGAAGCAGTCCTGGCACGCAAGCATCGCCGCGGTCACGCGGATTCTGAGTTTGATGACACCCGTTCTGGTTCTCGCAAGGGACATAGTAGCAAGGCGCGAAGTGGCGCTGCGACAGGGGAGCATGCGGCAGATAATGCGGTCTCCGGTAGTACGGCGACCACGAAGCGTCGGAAGGTTGAACGGCCAACACCTGCAGAATCCAGTACTCCAATGGAACGAACGGCGAGCGGTGCCGGTAGCACTGCTGGGCGAGCCGGTTCTAAGGACGCTCAAGATCTTGCCAAGAAGAGATCGCGAGCTCCTAACTCAGGTACGGCCGCAGCACGCAAGAG GAACACTACTGGTATCACCGCGGCCGAATCTCCTATATTAGAACCACCCCCCGTCATCGGGACCTTCAATGCGCCACGAAAGACGAGTCCTGTATCTACTACGAGTCGACCACAATCCTCACGTGCACCACAAAACGGTGCGCAGTCTGTCAATGGACGGAATAGACCATCATCTGCCACATCAAACCGTGTGACTGACAGTACGTTCCCTGGACCTGGACCAACCCTGGAACTTGCCCTTTCTAACGCGGGCCTCGCCGTAGATAAAGGCATCGAAGCCAAACCAAGCTCCAGGGATACACCTGCCAAGATGGATCCTGTTGTTCCTGGACTTGTTGGTGCGGATGTACAACGCAGAGAGACAGAGTGTGACGCGGGCAATGGCACTACGTCCAGGATGCCAGTATCAGGTACCAAGCGCGAGGACTCAGACAGGCCTGCGGAATCAGTGGAAACAGGCGAGTCGCCAGCTCCGCCCCAGTCCAACTCCGGATCCAAAGGCCGATCCTCCAAAACATCAACCCCTGTCCTCCAATCCTACGAACCCGCACAACCACGCGTACGACCTACTCGAAGTACAAACCCTGCACCCACTACTTCCGCCAAACGGTCCCACAAGAAGAACGGGGGCGCAGCAGTTGTACCGCCTCCGCCAtctgaggaagaagaatcgATGCACGAGggcgacgatgaagacgaagaaggcgAGCCGCGGTATTGCTACTGTAACGAAGTTAGCTTTGGAGAGATGGTTGCGTGCGATAATGATGCTTGTCCGCGGGAGTGGTTCCATTTGTCGTGTGTTGGGATGACAAAGCCTCCTGGGAAGAACG TCAAATGGTACTGCAACGAATGCAAGGATAGCATGCGGCGGAGTCGGAGCGGGAGGTAG
- the dscB gene encoding protein dscB (BUSCO:EOG09264W1U;~COG:S;~EggNog:ENOG410Q12X;~TransMembrane:4 (i12-29o49-76i88-112o118-140i)) codes for MYTSGLTNTPITKNLLIYTIASSILLSILDSKHLASIHVSPHLWQYGQFWRAAVWQVAGFANSTEALFAAVLVYHLRVVERGWGRRKLLSFIISTLPYTTLLPPLLLALVIRPLSFNMINYLPSGPVSTLFALLAQYHALIPHTYRYRIGTSTTTTESPSKGITLLLSNKTTTYLLALQLALSQFPYMLLPSVTGWFVGLAWRAEVLPGVSVNWRVPAWAVGERERVSRRGEEGRFEDLRRRLEGEVAAAGAASGVASENGDGERRQRQRGSQ; via the exons ATGTACACCTCCGGACTAACCAACACCCCCATCACCAAAAACCTGCTAATCTACACAATCGCCTCTTCAatcctcctctccatcctcgACTCCAAGCATCTCGCGTCGATCCACGTCTCGCCGCATCTCTGGCAGTACGGGCAATTCTGGCGTGCGGCAGTATGGCAGGTCGCTGGCTTTGCGAACTCGACGGAGGCGCTTTTTGCCGCGGTTCTGGTGTATCATCTGCGTGTTGTTGAGAGAGGGTGGGGGAGACGCAAGCTACTG TCCTTCATCATCTCGACACTACCATATACAACCCTACTGCCGCCTCTCCTCCTAGCCCTCGTCATCCGCCCTTTATCTTTCAACATGATAAACTACCTCCCCTCTGGTCCCGTCTCAACCCTCTTCGCCCTCCTCGCCCAATACCACGCCCTAATCCCCCACACCTACCGTTACCGCATCggcacctccaccaccacaaccgaATCACCAAGCAAAGGGAtaaccctcctcctctccaacAAAACCACAACGTATCTCCTCGCCTTACAGCTCGCGCTCTCCCAGTTTCCGTATATGCTCCTCCCGTCTGTCACGGGGTGGTTTGTGGGGCTTGCATGGCGCGCGGAGGTACTCCCTGGCGTTAGTGTGAATTGGAGGGTTCCAGCTTGGGCTGTTGGGGAGAGGGAAAGGGTTAGTAGGaggggggaggaggggagattTGAGGATTTGAGGAGGAGGTTAGAGGGGgaggttgctgctgctggggcTGCTTCGGGGGTGGCGAGTGAGAATGGGGATGGTGAGCGCAGACAGAGGCAGAGGGGTAGTCAATGA